The Kribbella sp. NBC_00662 nucleotide sequence CCGGGCGTTGGTGCGGTTGGGTAAGGCGCGGCGGCGGTTCGACGTACGGCCTGCTGACGGGGCGAAGCTGGTGGAGCGGTTCATCGCGGCGACCGTCGAGGGTGATGTTGCCGGGTTGGAAGCGATCCTGACCGAGGACGCCGCGATCTGGGCCGACGGCGGCGGCAAGGCGATCGCCGCTCGCGAACCGATCTTCGGCCGCTCCAACGCGGCCCACTACCTGGCCGGCCTCGCGTCGAGCCCCCGCGCACTGACCGCCCGGCTGTCCGTTGCCGAGATCAACAATGCCGCCGCCATCCTCGTCCACGAGTCCGGTGAGCTCACCGGCGTACTCGTCCCAGAGGTCCACGACGACACCATCACGACGATCCGCGCGATCCTCAACCCCGACAAACTCACCTACCTGCAGACGCAACTAGGCTGACCTTGTGCTGGACTTCCCCGCAGAGCTGACCACCGAACGACTACATCTGCGGCGCTGGCGGCCGTCCGATGCCGAGGACTACCGCGGGCTGTGGGCCGAGCGCGACGTCCGCGCGTTACGGCGGATCGACGCCGACCACGGCGTACGGGCCGGCAGCGGTTGTGGGCGACCGTGCGGGGGTGGAACGCGGCGTCGTTTCGAGTCCTCGAAAAGCTCGGCTTCGAGCGCAGCGACCGTGTCGACGAGGATCCAGACCGCGGCGCGTCGATCTGGATGACGCGTTCGCTGGATCAGCCGTCGGCGTAGAGGCAGAAGGGGTGGCCGGCCGGGTCGAGCAGGACCCGGACGTCCTTCTGCGGCTGGAACTCGGCGAGGGTGGCGCCTAGCTCCACAGCGTGTGCGACGGCGGCGTCGAGGTCGCCGACCTCGATGTCCAGATGCATCATCATCTGCTGCTCGCCCTCGACGGCCGGCCAGACCGGACGGGCCCACGGGGCGGACGTCTGTGCCTGGAACGCCAGGTACGTCTCGGAGTTGCCGGGGACCGCCAGCGTGAACTCGGTGGGCTCGTTCTTGTGGATCTCCCAGCCGAGCACCGCGTGGTAGAACATGCCGAGCGCCTGCGGGTCCGGCGCGTCGATCACCGTCCCGAACCAGTGCCCTTTCTCCGAACGTCCTCGCAGCATCGCAGTTACCTTCCTCGGTCGTTGTTTGCCCGACACTAGACCCGTGAACCGACAGAACGATCTCGTTGCCGAGGGGGAGCCGGAGAAGGAGTTCAACCCCGGCATCGCTGCCCGCCTGCCGCGCAAGACGGCAGCCGGCGGCGCGCTGATCCGCGATCGCGCCGGCCGGATCCTCTTCCTCGAGCCGACGTACAAACCCACCCTCGACATCCCCGGCGGCATCGTCGAGTACGACGAATCGCCGTATGAGGCCTGCCGCCGCGAGGTCAAGGAAGAGATCGGCCTCGACCTCGAGATCGGCCCGCTCCTGGTGGTCGACTGGGTCCCCGCCCTCGGCCCCTGGTCCGACGCTCTCGCCTTCGTCTTCGACGGCGGCGTCCTCGACGACATCCCCCTGACGCTCGACCCCACCGAGGCCAGAGCCCACCACTACCTGACCCTCGCCGACGCCACCCCCCACCTCCGCCCCTCCATGGCCCGCCGCCTGTCCCTCGCCCAACAAGCCCTCACCACAGGCATCCCCACCTACTCGGACTTCGGCCGGGATCCTCAGCAGTAAAATAGTAGCCATGTACTTAGTAGCCATGTACTGTATTTGGCATGAGTGAGGCGACTCCTGGGCATCTGGTGTGGCGGTTGTCGATGAAGTGGCGGGTGGCGGTGGATCGGGCGTTGGCGCCGCGGGGGCTGACGCACGCGCAGTACGTGATGCTGGCCTCGTTGTACGGGCTCGAGCGGGACGGGCGGGTGCCCAGCCAGCGAGAGCTGGCTGACCACACCGGGCTGGAGGCTTTGTACGTCTCGAAGCTGGCGCGCAGTCTCGACGCCGACGGGCTGATTCAGCGGACCCGGGATGCCGTCGACACGCGGACGATGCGGCTCGAGCTGACCGCCAAGGGGCGCGAGACCATCGAGCCCGCGATCGCGGAGGTCGCTGCTCTGCTGGACAAACTGCTGGCGCCGCTCGGCGGGCGCCGCGGTGCGCGGACGAAGAGCTTCGTACGCGATCTCACCGAACTACTCGACACCCCACTGTGAGGAACAGTCATGCCTGATATCGATCTGCTCGACTCGACCATCCACTACGAAGACACCGGCAGCGGCACGCCGATCGTCTTCCTGCACGGCAATCCCGCCTCGTCGTACGTCTGGCGCAACATCACTCCGCTCGTCGGCGAAGGCCGCAAGCTGGCGCCCGACCTGATCGGGATGGGCCGCTCCGGCAAACCCGAGCTGGACTACAAGTTCGCCGACCACGCCCGCTACCTCGACGCCTGGTTCGACGCGCTCGAGCTCGACGACGTGATCCTGGTCGGCCACGACTGGGGCGGTGCGCTCGCGTTCGACTGGGCCGCGCGTCACCCCGAGCGCGTGAAGGGCATCGCGTTCTTCGAGAGCATCGTGAAGCCGATGGCGTGGGAGGACCTCTCGCCGCAAGCCGCGGAACGCTCCCGCCTGATCCGTACGCCGGGCCCCGGGGAGGACCTCGTCCTCGAGCAGAACCTCTTCGTCCGCCAGGCCTTCACCGGCGGCGTGCTCACCCCCGTCCCCGACGAGGACCTGCAGACCTACCTCGCGCCGTACCCGACGCCCGAGACCCGCAGGCCCATCCTCGCCTGGGCCCGTCAGCTCCCGCTCGGCGGCGATCCGGCGGAGCTGGTCACGAGAATCGAGGCGTACGACGCGTGGCTGGCCACGAGCGTCGACGTACCGAAGCTGCTGCTCACCTTCGAAGGTTCGCCGACGCTGCTCGTCGGCGAGGACTACAAGAACTGGTGCCTGGACAACCTCGCCGCGCTGGATGTCGTGCACGTCGGCGAGGCCGGCCACCACGCGGCCGAGGACCGGCCGATCGAGATCGGGACCGAGATCTCGACCTGGATCGACAAGCGGGACCTGCGCAAGGACTAGAACTTCAGTCGCACGATCACGTTGTCGATCGTGCCCTCGCACGACGGCCAACAGCACGAAGCCCCTGCGGCCAGGTCCGCGGGGGCTTCGCTCTCGGGGTTGTTCAGACGGCGGCGAGCACCGTCGGTCGGTAGAGGGTCAGACCTGAGGTCTCGTCGACGACAGCGACCCGGACGGACTCCGGCGTGGAGTCATGGTGCGGTACGGCGAAGACGGCGGTCGCGCGGCGCCCGTCGTACCTGGCGGTGTAGCTCAAGTAGCGCCAGTCGTCGTCGTCCCAGTAGTCGTGGATATCGGACCGCAGGTATCCGTCGACCGCGCGGTACGCCGGGCTCAGCAGCACCCGTCGTTGCGTGGCGGCGAGCGGTGCGGTGCTGGACGCCGTACCGGCGTACGGATGGCTGAGCCTGATCCGGAACCGGCGGATGGGCAGCAACCAGTACCGGTCGAGCTCGGCGGACAGCATGACGAACACCGCCGCCTCGGCAACCAACACCGGCACGGCGGGACCTGCCGACCACCAACCGGTCGACGCCGTCGTCGCTAGCGCTGCTGTTGCCAGTAGCAACAAAGCACGGGCGATCGCACGCCGGCCGACGGGTTTTGCCGACTTCCCGGCACATCCACAGGAGGCCTCGGGAACGACGACCTTCGAGTAGATGAGGAAACCCGTGAAGCCGATGGACAATGCGACCGCGGCAGCTGCCTCGATCGCCCGGACGGGTGGCAGGAGAAGGGCCAGAGCGATGAGCGCTTCGACCACCGCAACGGCTTGATAGGCAGGCTTTGCGCGTGAATCGCCGACCAGACGGGGGAGTGCGGTGCGGTCTGCCTGCTCCGGGTCGGCGAACTTGGTGTACGACGACCAGAGCAGGAGCAATCCGATCAGCAGCGGCTGAGCAGCCGCGAAACCGGCGCCCATCTCAGTTCGACGTGTAGATCGTCGCGATGTCGATCTCGTTGGTGCCCGGTCGCCAGGCGCCGATCACCTGGGCGTGCCGGCCGACCTTGAGCATCGACAGGTCCGATACCGCCGGCGTGCCGTTGTACACGGCCGCCGTCGTACCGGACTGGACGTGTCCGACGACCTTCTGACCGTGGTGGTCGAACTGCACGCCGGAGCGGCCGATCGACGTGATGGCGACGGTCAGGTTGACGATGTTGACCCAGACGGCCTCGGCGGCCAGGATCCCGTCCGGCAGCAGCACGCCACGCGCGTACAGGCCGTCACCGACCTTGGCCTGGTCGATCGTGGTCGGGCGGAGTTTCCAGACGCTCGTCACACCGGTCAGCTGGATCCGGTGCAGCCGGCCGTCGGATCCCTGTACCTGCAGGAGATCCTGGTTGCGGCCCATGATCAGACCCTCGGCGAAGTTCGGGTCCGGCTGACCCGCGTCGGCGAACTGCTGCGAGGCGGCGAACGCCGTCTCGGGCGCGAGCGATCCCATCGCGGTGGCGGCGACCAGTCCGGTCGCACCCAGTGCGGCGCGGCTGAGCAGCGAGCGGCGATCCATCGTTGTTGTCATCTCGGTTCTCCTCTCAGGCCACATCGATGGAGACGGGGGACAGGCCGCTGTTCAGACTGAGGCCGAGCGCGCTGAACGCGGCCGGCGTGAAGTCGATGACCCGGTTCGAGGCGCAGTTCCCGCCGCAGCAGGTGCGCTCGCCGCAGAACAGGTCGGTCTGCGGACCGCAGTCGGCGATCGACGTGACGACCCGCTTGCCGGTACAGAGGCTGGTCGTCGCGTGCCGGAAACCGCAGGTACGCCGGGACATCCCGGTGATCCCGCAGCTGTCCGGATGGGTGATGGCGAAGCACGAGTCCGAGGTGTTCGGCCACGCGTGCTGCATGTTTCCCGAGTTACAGGTCCCGCAGGCGCCGTGCCCGGCGCTTCCACAGGGTCCCCATGCGTTCCCGCAACAGAACCATGAGGCTTCAGCAGTGATTCCGGCCATGACAAATTCCTCCTAGGCCTAGGGGCGGTAAGACCTACAGGAACTGTTTGTACTCCGATCCGGCGGAATCTCCCAGAGCTCAGCGCGGAAGTGGAAACTTTTTGCCTACTGTTCGTGCGTGCTCAGCGTTTGACCGCGCAGCAGGAACCACGCCGCGACCGCTGTTGCCAGCAGAACCGCGGCCCCCACACCGGCTGCGGTTGCGACACCGTCGGCGAAGGACTGACGGGCCGCATCCAGCAGCGCGGCAGCGGCTTCGGGCGGCAGATGCGCTGCGGCCTCGACTGCGCCGCCGAGCGATTCGTGCGCCGCTTCCGGCGTACCGATCGGGCCGGTGAAGCCGCGGTAGATACCCGTGACGATCGAGCCGAGCACCGCGATTCCGAGCGCCGCGCCGAGCTCGTACGCCGTCTCGGACACCGCGCTCGCCGCCCCGGCCTGCTCCTTCGGTACCGCGGTCAGGATCACGTCAGCGGTGACGGTGAACGAGAACCCAGCTCCGGCCCCCACCACGAGCAGGGCCGCTCCGAGCAACGGGTACCCGGTCGAATGGCTGATCGTGGTGAGTGCGGCCAGTGCCAGCCCGATCGCAGCCAGACCGCCGGCGACAACGGCGCGCACCGAGAACCGCCGAGCAACGCGTCCCGCCAGCAACCCGGCGACAACTGATCCGATCGCGGCCGGAAGCTCCGCGAGACCGGCCTCGAGCGGCCGCCTGCCCTGCACCAACTGCAGGTATTGCGACAGGAAGAAGATCAACCCGGACAGCCCGAGAATCGTCAGGAGATCCGCCAGGACCGCGCTGCTGAAACCACGGCTGCGGAACAAGCGCAGGTCCAGCAACGGGATCGGCAGCCGCCGCTGACGCCGTACGAATCCGTAGAGCCCGACGACGCCGATGATCAGCGCCGCGACCGCGATCCAGCCGAAACCGTGCGCCGCGAACTCCTTGATCGCGTAGACGACGCCGATCATGCCGACCATCGACAGGACGACGCTGAGCAGATCCCATGGACCCGGCTTCGGGTTGCGCGACTCGGGCAGCAGCTTCGCTCCGACGACAACGAGTACCGCCATCACCGGCAGGTTGATCAGGAAGACCGAGCCCCACCAGAAGTTCTCGAGCAGTACGCCGCCGACGATCGGGCCGACCGCCATCCCGGCCGACGCGGCCGCGCCCCAGATGCCGATCGCGAGACTGCGCTCGCGCGGATCGTGGAACAGGTTGCGGATCAACGCGAGGGTGGCCGGCATCAGCGTCGCGCCGGCGACACCGAGCAGTGCGCGGGCGACGATCATCAGCTCGGCCGAGTTCGCGTAGGCGTTGAGGACGGAGATCGCGCCGAACGCCGTCGCGCCGATCAGCAGGATCTTCTTGCGGCCGATCCGGTCGCCGAGGCTACCCATCGAGACGAGCAGCCCGGCGAGCACGAACGAGTACGCATCGCCGATCCACAGCAGCTGCGTGCCCGACGGCTTCAGATCCTCGGTGAGGAAGGGAGTCGCCAGGCCGAGAACCGTCGCGTCGACAGCAACCAGCAGCACGGCCAGCACGAGTACGCCGAGCGCCAGCCAGCGCCCCGGCCGGGTGACCTGCTGCTTCATTTCGTTCTCCGTACTGCGCCGCCGAGTAGCAACTCGGTGATGTTCGAGGTGAAGTCGTTGGAGGCGACCCGGCCCTCGTAGACGGCCCAGGCCGCCGAGACGAGCAATCCGTAGAGCGCCTCGCTCAACCAGACCGGGCTGAGGTCGATCCGGAACTCGCCGGACTCCTGACCGCGCCGGAACAGCGCGACCATGCGGGCGTCCAGCCGGTCCCAGCCGTCGTTCTGCCCGTCGCCTTCGAACAACTGGTTCTCCGAGTACAGGAACGCGAGCAGGCCCGCTGCCGGCTCCAGCTCCCGCACCAACCGCCGTACTGCGTCGGAGGCCGGGCCGTCGTCGACGGCTGCCTCGTCCATCGCGCGCTCGCACTCGGCGAGTCCCAGCTCCTCGAGTGCGCGCACGAGCGCATCGCGGCCGGCGAACTGGCGGTTGAGTGTCGCGCGACTGATCCCGGCGGCCCGCGCGACCTCGTCCATCGTCGCCCCGGACTTCCGCATCAGCAGTCCGGCGGCGTCGCGCAGTACCCGTTCCCGATCAACAGCCATGAGACAAGAGTAACCCATTTGAGACATCCTTGTCTCATCTCTAGCTTTGGAGTCAGTATGCGGTATACGATTCTGAGCAGCGGGGCTGTGTGTCCGGGAATAGATCGGGACCGGATATGCTTGCCACGTTTGTGGAGGGGAGTATTCCGCCACGGCAGTGTCGTCATCACGGGAGGCCCAGCGGCCGAACCGGTGCTGCCGGCCCAGGGGTCACCTGGGTGGAAGAGACCTCCGGACCGAGCTAGAGGTATGCCCACGTCCGGAGGTTCGTCATGGTCTCTGTCATGCCACCCGTCGTCTGGGTGCTCACGATCGTCGGCCTGCTCGCGATCGTCGCCTTCGACCTGATCGTGATCGCCCGCCGCAACCACACCGTGACGATCAAGGACGCCACCCGCTGGGTGCTGTTCTACGTCGGCCTCGCGGGACTCTTCGCGCTCGGTCTGTTCCTGTTCAGTCCGGGGCAGAGCGGCAGCGAGTTCGTCGCCGGCTACATCACGGAGTACAGCCTCAGCGTCGACAACCTGTTCGTGTTCGTCATCATCATGGCGCGGTTCGCCGTACCGAGCCTGGCGCAGGACAAGGTGCTCTACATCGGCATCGTGGTCTCGATGCTGCTGCGGGCGATCTTCATCCTGGCCGGCGCGGCGGCGATCTCGGCGGCGAGCTGGGTGTTCTACATCTTCGGCGCGTTCCTGGTCTATACCGCGGTCCGGCTGGCGCTCGAGGGCGAGAACGACGAGACCGACTTCCAGGAGAACGCCGTACTGCGGGGGATCCGCAGGATCCTCCCGCTCTCGCACGACTACGACGGTGACAAGCTGACCACCCGCATCGACGGGCGCCGGCTGGTGACGCCGCTGGTGATCGTGATCGCCGCGATCGGGATGGCGAACGTGATCTTCGCGCTCGACTCGATCCCGGCGATCTTCGGGCTCACCCAGGACGCCTACATCGTGCTGACCGCCAACGCGTTCGCGCTGATGGGTCTGCGCCAGCTGTACTTCCTGATCGGGGGTCTGCTGGAGCGGATCATCTACCTGAACGTCGGCCTGTCGGTGATCCTCGCGTTCATCGGTATCAAGCTGATCATCGAGGCGCTGCACGGCTCGCACATCGACGACATCGGCGCGATCCATTTGCCGCACATCGGCATCCTGACGTCGCTCGGCTTCATCGTCGGCACGTTGTTCGTGACGACGGTGGCCAGCCTGATCAAGTCGTCGTACGACAATCGCCGGGAGGCGATCCGGGTCAAGGTCGACGACTGACCGCGGACCGCCCGCACTGATCAATCGCGCTCAGGCGCCGCTTCGCCGGTGCTCATGAGCGCCGAGCCGCCCGCCGGTGGCAGCTTGGTCAGTGCCGGAGGTCCGCCTCGGCGCCCGGCGTGGGTGGGGCGGAGCTTGAGATAGAGCGCCGGGATCGGTAGCCAGATCAGCCCGGAGGCGAGCAGTGCGGCGCGGAGCGACGCGCGGCCGAGGGCGCCCAGCGGCGGCCCGCCGACGACCTGACCGATCGCGTTCGCCTGGGAGACCATCGAGATCACCGTCGCGCGCGAGCGGGAGTCGACGTGGCGGTTGAGCCAGGCGGACTCGATCGGGTACGCGAGGGTGCCGGCGACGGTGTTGAGCCACATCGCGGCGAGCGCGAGCCAGAGGTTCCTGAGCAGGGCGAACGAGCAGATGCCGATGACCTGCAGCATTGCCAGCGTGGCGAGGATGCCGGTGGGATGTGCGGCGGACAAGCGGTCGGGGGAGAGCCGGTTCAGGATCAGGGACGTGAAGAGCGACAACAGCGTCCCGACCAGTGCGAGCACGGTGAACCAGAACGCCGGGTCCGACGTACCGAAGACCGTCGGGAAGCTGAAGTTCAGGATCTTCACCGACCACAGCCGGTCGAACGCCTCGCTGGCGAGGCCCGAGATCAGGCTGATGATCACCAGCGTGCGTACGACGGGACGCCGCCGCGCTGCCTCGAGGCCGCTCTTGAACGTCTCGGCCATCTGCTTGAACGTCTCGCGCTCCTCCTTCGGGGTGCGGTGGAAGTTCTGTTCACGCATGAAGACCGCGAGCATCAGCGCGAGCAGGATCATCCCGGCGCCGGAGACTGCCATCGGCAGCGGCAGGCTGATCAGGCCGAGCGCTCCGGCACCGACGATCCCGACGATCCGGCCGCCGAGCTCGAACTGCTGCGCCCGGACGAACACGGGAGCTGCGCGCTCGGTGCCGATCTCGTCGGTGATCCAGGCCTGGTCGGCGCCGGAGGTGAACGTGAAGCCGACGCCCCACAGCACCTGCGCGGCGAGGATCGCCAGGAACGCGGGCACCAGGCCCTGGAGCAGGAAGCCCGCGCCGATCAGCACGAAGCCGATGATGATCGAGAGCCGGCGGCTGTAGAGGTCGGCGACGATGCCGGTGGGGATCTCGAAGAGGAAGCAGGCGAGCTCGAGAGTGGTCCCGACCAGAACCATCTGCAGCGGGTTCAGCCCGGCGTCGCGGACGTAGTAGACCGCGCTGAGTGTGAAGGACAGCGCGGCGAGGAACGACCAGGCGGCGTTGTAGACGTAGTACGTCCGAACAGGGTCCGCGGACCGGTAGACAGACATGTCCAAGTGCTCCCGAAAGCGTGTGCGGGCATGACGAAGCGCGACCGGCGGTCAAGCGCTTGACGTGACGCACGACGGTGGCCCGGATCAGGCCGCGGAGGTGCGCTTTCAGGAGCGGGTTTGCATGTCGCTCAGGGTAGAGGAGGCCCGGCGCGTCCGCCTCCGAATTAGCCGACCACAGGCGGTGATCCGGGGTACTATCGATACTGCCTGGCCCGGCCGTTCCCCCGTGATGGTCGGGTCAGGTTTTTGCTGCATCGCGTAAGTAAATCCTTACGCGTAAGGTCGGGCTTACCGATCGGAGGGTGCTGTGGCAATCGACGTCGGCGCTGTCTTGGCGGCGGTGGCCGATGGGTCCCGCCGACGGATGGTGACGCGGCTGGCGCAGGGCCCGGCGACGACCGGGCAGCTGGCCGAGCTGTTCCCGATCAGCCGGCCCGCGGTCTCGCAGCACCTGAAGATCCTGCAGACGGCCGACGTGGTGCGGACCACCCTGGTGGGTCGCCATCGCTGGCACGAACTGAACCCCGACGCCCTCCACGCGATCGCCCACTGGGCCGCCGACGTGGCAGCCCATCGCGAGAACGCGCCCGCGCTGCGCAGTACCCCTTGATGGTCGCCCGGCAGCTGGGCAACTTCAGGTCTTGACATAGGGCTTGACGGGCGGGTTGACTGCCATATAGTTAACGGCAGAAATAAATTGTGGATCGGTCCGGTGTCGGTGGCTCAGAGCGACCCCGGGCTTGATCGGTGTGTGCCCGGATCCGATGGCTGGCCATCGGATCATTCGGCGTTTGCCGTCCGGTAGTTGCTGCAGGCAACACTCGATACCCCTTTTGTGCAAGGGATCCGGGCGCATCGGTCACCGTCCGGTATCGACCCGGCCGGGAAGTCTTCCGCTCCGGAGGGAATGTGTGTCATCCTCCGGGATAGCGAAACCCGAGATCCTATCGGATATCGGTTCCACTCCAGCGCGTGAGGGAAAGGATGCGGAGTGAGCGCAACCTTCGAGGTGAAAACGGCGCCGGCGCCCCCGGCGTCGCGGGCGGACAGGACGGCTGCCCGGAAGCCACCGCGAACGAGCCGCCGGACCCAGGCCCGGCGGAGCCTGCGGCGGCACTGGCAGCTCTACCTGCTGGTCGTCGTACCGCTCGCGTACTTCGTCATCTTCAAGTACATCCCGATCGCGAACGCGGTGATCGCGTTCAAGGACTACAGCCCGGTCAAGGGCCCGTGGGGCAGCGACTGGGTCGGGTTCAAGAACTTCGAGCTCTTCTTCCAGAATCCGGTGTTCTGGACCCTGGTGAAGAACACCTTCCTGCTGTCGGTCTACACGGTGCTGGCCAGCTTCCCGATCCCGATCATCCTGGCGATCGCGCTGAACGAGATCCGTAACGGCCGGTTCAAGAAGACCGTGCAGCTGGTCACGTACGCGCCGTACTTCATCTCCACCGTCGTCGTGGTCTCGATGACGATCCTGGTGCTGTCCCCGCGGCTCGGTTTCGTCAACGACGCGATCGGGCTGTTCGGCGTACCGTCGATCGACTTCCTCGGGAACCCGGACTACTTCCGCCACATCTACGTCTGGTCCGACGTCTGGCAGACCACCGGGTACTCCGCGGTGATCTACCTCGCCGCGCTGTCCGGGATCGACCCGGCGCTGCACGAGTCGGCCCGGATCGACGGCGCCAGCCGGCTGCAGCGGATCCGCCACGTCGACCTGCCGGGGATCATGCCGACCGCGGTGATCATCCTGGTGCTCGGCGTCGGCAACATCATGTCGATCGGGTTCGAGAAGGCGTTCCTGCTGCAGAACCCGCTGAACACCTCGCAGTCCGAGATCATCGCCACCTACGTCTACAAGACCGGTCTGCTGAACGCGGACTTCAGCATGGCGACCGCGATCGGGCTGTTCAACTCGGTGATCAACCTCTTCCTCCTGCTCGGCGTGAACTTCGTCGCCAAGCGCATCACCGGAAACGGACTCTGGTCATGAGCATCACGTTGCAAGGTTTCCGGCGTACGACGCCGCGCCCGGAGCGCTCGAAGCGGACCGCGATCGAGGAGACGCGGACCGACAAGATCTTCCTGGTCGGCGTGAAGATCATGCTCTGGCTGGCGCTGATCATCGTCGCGGTCCCGCTGATCTACATCGTCGCGAACTCGTTCAGCAGCCCGTCGGCGGTGAGTGCCGGCCGGGTGCTGTTCTGGCCGATAGAGCCGAGTATCCGCGCGTACAAGGAGGCCTTCAGCGATCCGCTGATCATGAAGGGCTACCTGAACTCGTTCATCTACGCGATCGGCGGGACCCTGATCAGCGTCACGCTGACGATCGCGATCGCGTATCCGCTGTCCCGCCGGACGTTCTTCGGCCGGAACGTGATCATGAGCGTGCTGATCTTCACGATGCTGTTCTCCGGCGGCCTGATCCCGACGTACCTGGTGGTCCAGGACCTCGGGATGCTGAACACCCGCTGGGCGATGGTGATTCCGAGCGCGATCGGGGTCTGGCAGGTGATCATCGCCCGGACGTTCTTCCGGTCGACGATCCCGGACGAGCTGTACGAGGCGGCCACCATCGACGGGGCCAGCGACCTGCGGTTCCTGTGGTCGATCGTGCTGCCGCTGTCCAAGCCGGTGATCGCGGTGATCGCGCTGATGTACGCG carries:
- a CDS encoding MauE/DoxX family redox-associated membrane protein, whose translation is MGAGFAAAQPLLIGLLLLWSSYTKFADPEQADRTALPRLVGDSRAKPAYQAVAVVEALIALALLLPPVRAIEAAAAVALSIGFTGFLIYSKVVVPEASCGCAGKSAKPVGRRAIARALLLLATAALATTASTGWWSAGPAVPVLVAEAAVFVMLSAELDRYWLLPIRRFRIRLSHPYAGTASSTAPLAATQRRVLLSPAYRAVDGYLRSDIHDYWDDDDWRYLSYTARYDGRRATAVFAVPHHDSTPESVRVAVVDETSGLTLYRPTVLAAV
- a CDS encoding TerC/Alx family metal homeostasis membrane protein; amino-acid sequence: MPPVVWVLTIVGLLAIVAFDLIVIARRNHTVTIKDATRWVLFYVGLAGLFALGLFLFSPGQSGSEFVAGYITEYSLSVDNLFVFVIIMARFAVPSLAQDKVLYIGIVVSMLLRAIFILAGAAAISAASWVFYIFGAFLVYTAVRLALEGENDETDFQENAVLRGIRRILPLSHDYDGDKLTTRIDGRRLVTPLVIVIAAIGMANVIFALDSIPAIFGLTQDAYIVLTANAFALMGLRQLYFLIGGLLERIIYLNVGLSVILAFIGIKLIIEALHGSHIDDIGAIHLPHIGILTSLGFIVGTLFVTTVASLIKSSYDNRREAIRVKVDD
- a CDS encoding NUDIX domain-containing protein — its product is MNRQNDLVAEGEPEKEFNPGIAARLPRKTAAGGALIRDRAGRILFLEPTYKPTLDIPGGIVEYDESPYEACRREVKEEIGLDLEIGPLLVVDWVPALGPWSDALAFVFDGGVLDDIPLTLDPTEARAHHYLTLADATPHLRPSMARRLSLAQQALTTGIPTYSDFGRDPQQ
- a CDS encoding VOC family protein — protein: MLRGRSEKGHWFGTVIDAPDPQALGMFYHAVLGWEIHKNEPTEFTLAVPGNSETYLAFQAQTSAPWARPVWPAVEGEQQMMMHLDIEVGDLDAAVAHAVELGATLAEFQPQKDVRVLLDPAGHPFCLYADG
- a CDS encoding haloalkane dehalogenase — encoded protein: MPDIDLLDSTIHYEDTGSGTPIVFLHGNPASSYVWRNITPLVGEGRKLAPDLIGMGRSGKPELDYKFADHARYLDAWFDALELDDVILVGHDWGGALAFDWAARHPERVKGIAFFESIVKPMAWEDLSPQAAERSRLIRTPGPGEDLVLEQNLFVRQAFTGGVLTPVPDEDLQTYLAPYPTPETRRPILAWARQLPLGGDPAELVTRIEAYDAWLATSVDVPKLLLTFEGSPTLLVGEDYKNWCLDNLAALDVVHVGEAGHHAAEDRPIEIGTEISTWIDKRDLRKD
- a CDS encoding MarR family winged helix-turn-helix transcriptional regulator yields the protein MSEATPGHLVWRLSMKWRVAVDRALAPRGLTHAQYVMLASLYGLERDGRVPSQRELADHTGLEALYVSKLARSLDADGLIQRTRDAVDTRTMRLELTAKGRETIEPAIAEVAALLDKLLAPLGGRRGARTKSFVRDLTELLDTPL
- a CDS encoding TetR/AcrR family transcriptional regulator translates to MAVDRERVLRDAAGLLMRKSGATMDEVARAAGISRATLNRQFAGRDALVRALEELGLAECERAMDEAAVDDGPASDAVRRLVRELEPAAGLLAFLYSENQLFEGDGQNDGWDRLDARMVALFRRGQESGEFRIDLSPVWLSEALYGLLVSAAWAVYEGRVASNDFTSNITELLLGGAVRRTK
- a CDS encoding MFS transporter, which encodes MKQQVTRPGRWLALGVLVLAVLLVAVDATVLGLATPFLTEDLKPSGTQLLWIGDAYSFVLAGLLVSMGSLGDRIGRKKILLIGATAFGAISVLNAYANSAELMIVARALLGVAGATLMPATLALIRNLFHDPRERSLAIGIWGAAASAGMAVGPIVGGVLLENFWWGSVFLINLPVMAVLVVVGAKLLPESRNPKPGPWDLLSVVLSMVGMIGVVYAIKEFAAHGFGWIAVAALIIGVVGLYGFVRRQRRLPIPLLDLRLFRSRGFSSAVLADLLTILGLSGLIFFLSQYLQLVQGRRPLEAGLAELPAAIGSVVAGLLAGRVARRFSVRAVVAGGLAAIGLALAALTTISHSTGYPLLGAALLVVGAGAGFSFTVTADVILTAVPKEQAGAASAVSETAYELGAALGIAVLGSIVTGIYRGFTGPIGTPEAAHESLGGAVEAAAHLPPEAAAALLDAARQSFADGVATAAGVGAAVLLATAVAAWFLLRGQTLSTHEQ
- a CDS encoding ArsR/SmtB family transcription factor; its protein translation is MAIDVGAVLAAVADGSRRRMVTRLAQGPATTGQLAELFPISRPAVSQHLKILQTADVVRTTLVGRHRWHELNPDALHAIAHWAADVAAHRENAPALRSTP
- a CDS encoding MFS transporter: MSVYRSADPVRTYYVYNAAWSFLAALSFTLSAVYYVRDAGLNPLQMVLVGTTLELACFLFEIPTGIVADLYSRRLSIIIGFVLIGAGFLLQGLVPAFLAILAAQVLWGVGFTFTSGADQAWITDEIGTERAAPVFVRAQQFELGGRIVGIVGAGALGLISLPLPMAVSGAGMILLALMLAVFMREQNFHRTPKEERETFKQMAETFKSGLEAARRRPVVRTLVIISLISGLASEAFDRLWSVKILNFSFPTVFGTSDPAFWFTVLALVGTLLSLFTSLILNRLSPDRLSAAHPTGILATLAMLQVIGICSFALLRNLWLALAAMWLNTVAGTLAYPIESAWLNRHVDSRSRATVISMVSQANAIGQVVGGPPLGALGRASLRAALLASGLIWLPIPALYLKLRPTHAGRRGGPPALTKLPPAGGSALMSTGEAAPERD
- a CDS encoding cell wall protein; translated protein: MTTTMDRRSLLSRAALGATGLVAATAMGSLAPETAFAASQQFADAGQPDPNFAEGLIMGRNQDLLQVQGSDGRLHRIQLTGVTSVWKLRPTTIDQAKVGDGLYARGVLLPDGILAAEAVWVNIVNLTVAITSIGRSGVQFDHHGQKVVGHVQSGTTAAVYNGTPAVSDLSMLKVGRHAQVIGAWRPGTNEIDIATIYTSN